Proteins from one Halopseudomonas pelagia genomic window:
- the umuC gene encoding translesion error-prone DNA polymerase V subunit UmuC translates to MADPVFALIDCNSFYASCERVFRPDLARTPIVVLSNNDGCVIARSADAKPFVKMGAPYHQVHEVLRQHGILAFSSNYSLYGDISERVMTVIESLVPGLEVYSIDEAFADMNGIQDRDQLGRQIRATVLKTTGIPTCVGIAQTKTLAKLANHAAKRWQKHYGGVMDICDPERRDKVLKAVKVNEVWGVGRRMNEHLTNMGIKTAWDLAQADAWTLRQKFSIVVEKTARELRGVSCLALEEAAAAKQEICSSRSFGHRLKDIEPIREAVATYASRACEKLRAQGSLCKKVRVAIRTGMFNPTEAKFAKGIVCELPYPTDDTRLIIRAALQGLEAVFREGHAYAKAEVMLLDLRQQGEFTDDLFAETQPVAAEKVMSVLDSINNRWGRGTMRPARVPVTPEWGMKQELKSPNYTTRWDQLWTARCK, encoded by the coding sequence ATGGCTGACCCGGTGTTTGCGTTGATCGACTGCAACTCTTTTTATGCCAGCTGCGAGCGGGTGTTCCGGCCTGATCTGGCGCGCACGCCCATTGTGGTGCTGAGCAACAACGACGGCTGCGTCATCGCTCGCTCTGCCGATGCCAAACCTTTCGTCAAAATGGGTGCGCCTTACCATCAGGTGCATGAAGTACTGAGGCAGCACGGCATCCTCGCCTTCAGCAGTAATTATTCGTTGTACGGTGATATCAGCGAGCGCGTCATGACCGTGATCGAAAGCCTGGTACCGGGCCTGGAGGTGTACTCAATTGACGAAGCCTTCGCCGATATGAACGGCATCCAGGACCGGGACCAGCTAGGCCGCCAGATAAGAGCCACCGTGCTGAAAACCACCGGCATACCCACCTGTGTCGGCATAGCCCAGACCAAAACATTGGCCAAGCTGGCGAACCACGCGGCCAAACGTTGGCAGAAGCATTACGGCGGGGTGATGGATATCTGCGATCCGGAGCGTCGAGACAAGGTGCTGAAGGCGGTCAAGGTCAATGAAGTATGGGGAGTAGGCCGGCGGATGAATGAACACCTCACCAACATGGGCATAAAAACCGCGTGGGATCTGGCCCAGGCAGACGCCTGGACCCTGCGCCAGAAGTTCAGCATCGTAGTGGAAAAGACCGCCCGCGAACTGCGCGGCGTATCCTGCCTGGCGCTGGAAGAAGCGGCCGCGGCCAAGCAGGAAATCTGCAGCAGCCGCTCATTCGGTCACCGCCTGAAAGACATAGAGCCGATTCGCGAGGCGGTGGCCACTTACGCATCCCGCGCATGCGAGAAACTAAGGGCGCAAGGCTCGCTGTGCAAAAAGGTCCGGGTCGCCATCCGCACCGGCATGTTCAACCCCACCGAAGCCAAATTTGCCAAAGGCATAGTCTGCGAACTGCCATACCCCACGGACGATACCCGCTTGATTATCCGCGCCGCGCTACAAGGGTTGGAAGCCGTGTTCAGGGAAGGGCACGCTTATGCCAAGGCGGAAGTGATGCTGCTGGATCTGCGCCAACAGGGCGAGTTCACCGATGACCTGTTCGCAGAGACTCAGCCCGTCGCCGCTGAAAAAGTCATGAGCGTGCTGGACAGCATCAACAACCGCTGGGGCAGGGGCACCATGCGCCCCGCCCGGGTGCCGGTCACGCCCGAATGGGGCATGAAGCAGGAACTGAAAAGCCCGAACTACACCACCCGCTGGGATCAGTTGTGGACGGCGCGGTGTAAATGA
- a CDS encoding Fic family protein: MKRGTTGHYVPNIAGGVACKAFIPAALPPQPPLQLDNKLQGRISQAMLALGRLDAISTLLPDARLFLYSYVRKEAVMSSQIEGTQSSLSDLMLYEMDGMPGVPMDDVQEVSCYVSALELGMQRIRDGHPISFRLLTEMHEALMTSGRGISKGPGEFRKNQVWIGGHRADEATFVPAPANELANCWAELERFINDVPEATDPLIKAALAHVQFETIHPFMDGNGRLGRLLIPLILVSANILGQPLLYLSVFFKKHRQIYYEHLQQVRVTGDWESWLLFFVDAVADTATQAVSTAQQLNTLRSDHSELVSGLGRMAPSARQVLEVLFEYPIANINTLVKHGGITAATAGKVMELLSQPSLALVRELTGQKRNRVFAYTAYIDILNQD, encoded by the coding sequence ATGAAACGCGGCACAACAGGGCATTACGTCCCTAACATCGCGGGTGGCGTGGCCTGCAAAGCCTTCATCCCGGCAGCGCTACCACCACAGCCGCCGCTGCAACTGGATAACAAGCTACAGGGCCGTATCAGCCAGGCCATGTTGGCGCTCGGTCGTCTGGACGCCATCAGCACGCTGCTGCCAGATGCACGGCTGTTCCTGTACAGCTATGTGCGAAAAGAAGCGGTCATGTCCTCGCAGATCGAAGGCACGCAATCCTCCCTTAGTGACCTCATGCTCTATGAGATGGATGGCATGCCCGGCGTGCCCATGGATGACGTGCAGGAAGTCTCCTGCTATGTCAGCGCGCTGGAGCTGGGCATGCAGCGCATCCGAGACGGTCACCCCATCAGTTTTCGACTGCTGACTGAAATGCATGAAGCCCTGATGACCTCCGGTAGAGGCATCAGTAAGGGGCCAGGTGAGTTCCGCAAGAATCAAGTGTGGATTGGCGGTCATCGCGCAGACGAAGCCACCTTTGTACCCGCGCCTGCAAACGAGCTAGCCAATTGCTGGGCCGAGCTGGAACGCTTCATCAATGATGTGCCGGAAGCTACAGATCCCCTGATTAAAGCCGCCCTGGCGCATGTGCAGTTTGAGACCATTCACCCCTTTATGGATGGCAATGGTCGCCTGGGCCGCCTGCTGATTCCGCTGATACTGGTCAGTGCCAATATTCTTGGCCAGCCGTTGTTATACCTGTCGGTGTTTTTCAAAAAACATCGGCAGATCTATTACGAACACCTGCAACAGGTGCGCGTAACCGGAGACTGGGAAAGTTGGCTGCTATTCTTTGTCGATGCTGTCGCCGACACCGCCACGCAAGCCGTGAGCACAGCCCAACAGCTCAATACCCTGCGCAGTGATCACAGTGAACTGGTAAGCGGTCTTGGCCGCATGGCGCCGTCTGCCAGGCAGGTATTGGAGGTACTCTTTGAATACCCTATTGCCAATATCAACACCCTGGTAAAACATGGCGGCATCACCGCAGCTACTGCAGGCAAGGTTATGGAGCTGCTATCCCAGCCCAGTCTAGCGCTGGTACGTGAACTCACCGGCCAGAAACGCAACCGGGTATTTGCCTACACTGCCTACATCGACATTCTGAATCAGGACTAA
- a CDS encoding nucleotide pyrophosphohydrolase translates to MSEIKQLTEKVLAFRDERDWKQFHNSKDLALSLVLEATEVLEIFQWKQDQAAIDGVALERKQDLADELADVFCYTLLMANDLGIDLAEALKTKIEKNSAKYPVDKAKGSDKKYTEL, encoded by the coding sequence GTGTCCGAGATAAAGCAACTGACTGAGAAAGTGCTGGCATTCCGGGATGAGCGCGACTGGAAGCAGTTTCACAACTCCAAGGACCTGGCCCTGTCGCTGGTGCTGGAAGCTACCGAAGTGCTGGAAATCTTCCAGTGGAAGCAGGACCAGGCAGCCATCGACGGCGTTGCCTTGGAGCGCAAGCAAGACCTCGCCGACGAACTGGCCGACGTGTTCTGCTACACGCTACTGATGGCCAACGACCTGGGCATCGATCTGGCTGAAGCACTGAAAACCAAGATCGAAAAGAACAGCGCCAAATACCCCGTAGACAAAGCCAAAGGCTCCGACAAGAAATACACGGAGCTATAA
- a CDS encoding S24 family peptidase, whose translation MPLIPLQIAAGSFSESQALDMNADEWVELPEGFSASADLFVAQVVGESMNRRIPNGAWCLFRSNPKGTRQGKIVVVQHRSIDDVETGGSYTVKKYYSEKVATEDGAGWVHQRIKLLPESTDSSFQPILLGVEKQDHIRVLAELVVVLV comes from the coding sequence GTGCCGCTTATTCCGCTGCAGATAGCTGCTGGCTCTTTTTCTGAATCGCAAGCGTTGGATATGAATGCCGACGAATGGGTGGAGCTGCCTGAAGGCTTTAGTGCCAGCGCGGACTTGTTCGTCGCTCAGGTGGTGGGCGAATCAATGAACCGCCGTATTCCCAATGGCGCTTGGTGCTTGTTTCGATCCAACCCCAAAGGCACACGCCAGGGGAAGATAGTGGTTGTCCAGCATCGTAGTATTGATGATGTAGAGACCGGTGGTAGCTATACGGTGAAGAAATACTACAGTGAAAAGGTAGCGACCGAGGATGGGGCAGGGTGGGTACATCAGCGGATTAAGTTGTTGCCGGAGTCTACGGATAGTTCGTTTCAGCCGATTTTGTTAGGGGTTGAGAAGCAGGATCACATAAGGGTTTTGGCTGAGCTTGTAGTGGTTTTGGTTTGA
- a CDS encoding TIGR02391 family protein gives MQFERFAKEPLAIQYLGTEYTQPCLDALRSLIQLRVPISQVKLLTASEGQTNIHGFLISTELDELIAIRPGFSSGYPDEGSRGLATAIELLRTFRFEVEEYSVSGKLLARVKRAALTLQDLKFLESANPIMPIGLDDYVYDAGLFGRPPGVFLRGFEPCIPLALIDERLADLVVDFFEHSNARLMSGYARLEVIIKNRTGLNESAGKLFRAAFDGTSPYLMWPEIDQGERVGRVGLFVSVYQTYRNRRAHNEVVANEHLDLTELLLLNNLFVLERSAVPSGRLFPTIHDDPFK, from the coding sequence GTGCAATTCGAGCGCTTTGCAAAAGAACCATTAGCAATCCAGTATCTTGGTACTGAGTACACGCAGCCATGTCTAGATGCTTTGCGGTCATTGATCCAGTTAAGAGTGCCGATATCGCAGGTAAAGCTGCTTACCGCTAGCGAAGGTCAGACGAATATTCACGGCTTTCTGATTAGTACTGAGCTGGACGAGCTTATCGCTATCCGCCCGGGTTTTTCGTCTGGCTACCCAGATGAGGGGTCTCGAGGTCTTGCTACCGCCATTGAGCTGCTGCGTACATTTCGTTTTGAGGTTGAGGAATACTCGGTATCAGGCAAGCTGCTTGCGCGTGTCAAGCGGGCAGCTTTGACTTTGCAGGATCTAAAGTTTCTGGAAAGCGCTAATCCCATTATGCCCATCGGGCTTGACGACTACGTTTACGATGCAGGTCTGTTTGGGCGGCCTCCCGGAGTTTTCCTGCGAGGGTTTGAACCCTGTATTCCTTTAGCGCTAATTGATGAGCGGCTAGCAGATTTGGTCGTGGATTTTTTTGAGCATTCAAATGCTCGATTAATGAGTGGTTATGCGCGACTGGAGGTCATCATCAAAAACCGGACGGGGCTGAATGAATCTGCAGGCAAACTATTCAGAGCTGCATTTGACGGAACGTCGCCCTATTTGATGTGGCCGGAAATCGACCAAGGTGAGCGTGTTGGGCGGGTTGGTCTGTTCGTAAGTGTTTACCAAACCTATCGAAACAGGAGGGCTCATAACGAGGTGGTTGCGAACGAACATCTTGATCTAACCGAGCTGCTGCTACTGAACAATTTATTTGTATTGGAGCGCTCTGCCGTGCCCTCCGGAAGGTTATTCCCAACCATTCATGATGATCCGTTCAAGTAA
- the ilvD gene encoding dihydroxy-acid dehydratase, whose product MTEDNTPAKPSRKHSSQVVEGVERAASRAMLHAVGFSADDFRKPQVGVASTWSMVTPCNMHINGLAETVNASINAAGGKGVIYNTITISDGISMGTEGMKYSLVSREIIADSIEAVSGCMGHDGIIAIGGCDKNMPGCIMGLARLNRPAIFIYGGTIRPGKNHTDIISVFEAVGGHAKGTVSDIELKQIEETAIPGAGSCGGMYTANTMASAIEAMGMSLPGSSAQDAVSADKTQDCERAGQAILELLRRDIKPSDIMTREAFENAITVIIALGGSTNAVLHLIAMASTIGVRITLDDFTRIGEKVPVLADLRPSGQYLMSELIQIGGIQPLMKMLLERGLLHGDCLTVTGQTLADNLAKVQPYPQGQDIIRSFDNPIKRNSHLVILKGNLAPGGAVAKITGKEGLQFTGKARVFHSEEEAMSAILAGTIVAGDVMVIRYEGPKGGPGMREMLSPTSAIMGQQLGDKVALITDGRFSGGSHGFVVGHVTPEAQAGGPIAIVQDGDQITIDAETRQIVLNLTDEEIARRLSTWQEPAPRYTRGVLAKYAKTVASASEGAVTDTNL is encoded by the coding sequence ATGACAGAGGACAACACCCCCGCCAAGCCTTCGCGCAAACACTCCAGCCAAGTGGTAGAAGGCGTCGAACGCGCCGCCAGCCGCGCCATGTTGCATGCGGTTGGCTTCAGCGCTGATGACTTTCGCAAGCCCCAAGTTGGTGTAGCCTCCACCTGGAGCATGGTCACGCCCTGCAACATGCACATCAACGGCCTGGCCGAGACCGTCAACGCCAGCATCAATGCAGCAGGCGGCAAAGGCGTGATCTATAACACCATCACCATCTCCGATGGCATTTCCATGGGTACCGAAGGCATGAAGTACTCGCTGGTATCGCGCGAGATCATTGCTGATTCCATTGAAGCCGTCTCCGGCTGCATGGGCCATGACGGCATTATCGCCATCGGCGGCTGCGACAAGAACATGCCCGGCTGCATCATGGGTCTGGCGCGGCTGAACCGGCCAGCCATCTTTATCTACGGCGGCACCATTCGCCCGGGCAAGAACCACACCGACATCATTTCCGTATTCGAGGCGGTGGGTGGCCATGCCAAGGGTACGGTATCCGATATCGAGCTCAAGCAGATCGAGGAAACGGCGATTCCGGGCGCGGGCTCCTGCGGCGGCATGTACACCGCCAACACCATGGCCTCGGCCATTGAAGCCATGGGCATGAGCCTGCCCGGCAGCTCGGCCCAGGACGCCGTATCCGCAGACAAGACCCAGGACTGTGAACGCGCCGGCCAGGCCATCCTTGAACTGCTGCGCCGGGACATCAAACCCAGCGACATCATGACCCGTGAAGCCTTCGAGAACGCCATTACCGTGATTATCGCCCTGGGCGGCTCAACCAATGCCGTGCTTCATCTGATCGCCATGGCCTCGACTATCGGCGTGAGAATTACCCTGGACGACTTCACTCGTATCGGCGAGAAAGTACCGGTACTGGCCGACCTGCGCCCCAGTGGTCAATATCTGATGTCCGAGCTAATCCAGATTGGCGGTATTCAGCCACTGATGAAGATGCTGCTGGAGCGCGGCCTGCTGCACGGTGACTGCCTGACCGTCACCGGCCAGACGCTAGCCGACAACCTGGCCAAGGTGCAGCCCTACCCGCAAGGACAGGACATCATTCGCAGCTTCGATAACCCGATCAAGCGCAACAGCCATCTGGTCATCCTCAAGGGCAACCTCGCCCCAGGCGGCGCAGTGGCCAAGATCACCGGCAAGGAAGGCTTGCAGTTCACTGGCAAGGCCCGGGTATTTCACTCCGAAGAAGAGGCCATGAGCGCCATACTCGCTGGCACTATAGTCGCCGGTGATGTAATGGTTATCCGCTATGAAGGCCCCAAAGGCGGCCCAGGTATGCGCGAAATGCTCAGCCCCACCTCAGCCATCATGGGCCAGCAACTGGGCGACAAGGTCGCGCTGATTACCGACGGCCGTTTCTCCGGCGGGAGCCACGGCTTTGTGGTTGGCCATGTCACGCCAGAAGCCCAGGCAGGCGGCCCAATAGCCATTGTGCAGGACGGCGATCAGATAACCATCGACGCGGAAACCCGGCAAATCGTCCTCAACCTGACTGATGAGGAAATCGCCCGGCGCCTGAGTACCTGGCAAGAACCCGCACCGCGCTATACCCGCGGCGTGCTGGCGAAATACGCGAAAACAGTCGCCTCGGCCTCGGAAGGTGCAGTGACGGATACCAATCTATAG
- a CDS encoding flavin monoamine oxidase family protein produces the protein MTIPRIAIIGGGLAGLYAAYRLHQLGIEFDLFEARSRLGGRILSTESGGFDLGPSWFWPDFQPLMHNLVAELGLPVFEQYTAGSTLVEDQVAGVVRKAGYLPGNASMRFEGGTGRLVEALAASLPSAKVHLNAALTSVRLEDQGVRLTFSGEQLQVPHYSSLWLALPPRLATGIQFTPGLLQPDLQQLMAVPTWMAAHAKYIARYARPFWREAGLSGDAFSRIGPLVELHDACNEGGAALFGFLGVGAAQRARIGEPDLKALCRAQLVRLFGDQAADPIEDYLHDWAADPFTATEQDQVASGAHGYLERGFSLAPPWGDMLRLIGSEATAEQGGYMEGALGAVDVAMQVHHRSAGINNPLRR, from the coding sequence ATGACTATACCGAGAATTGCCATTATTGGTGGTGGCCTGGCTGGGCTGTATGCGGCTTACCGGCTACATCAGCTTGGTATCGAGTTTGACCTTTTCGAGGCGCGCAGTCGGCTGGGCGGCCGCATTCTGTCGACCGAGTCAGGCGGGTTTGATCTGGGGCCATCCTGGTTCTGGCCTGACTTTCAGCCGCTTATGCATAATCTGGTGGCTGAATTGGGTTTACCTGTGTTCGAGCAATACACGGCAGGATCTACCTTGGTGGAGGATCAGGTGGCGGGCGTTGTACGTAAAGCAGGGTATCTGCCGGGCAACGCGTCAATGCGTTTCGAGGGCGGAACCGGCCGACTGGTAGAAGCGCTGGCTGCCTCATTGCCGTCAGCTAAGGTGCATTTGAATGCTGCGCTGACATCTGTGCGTCTGGAAGATCAGGGGGTGCGGCTGACATTCTCCGGCGAGCAGTTGCAGGTACCCCATTACTCGAGTCTCTGGCTGGCGTTGCCGCCACGGTTGGCGACGGGGATTCAATTTACGCCGGGGCTTTTGCAGCCCGATTTGCAGCAGCTGATGGCTGTGCCAACGTGGATGGCGGCGCATGCCAAGTACATTGCACGCTACGCCAGGCCGTTCTGGCGTGAAGCGGGGTTGTCAGGTGATGCATTCAGTCGCATTGGCCCTTTGGTTGAACTGCACGACGCCTGCAATGAGGGTGGCGCGGCGCTATTCGGCTTTTTGGGGGTGGGTGCGGCTCAGCGCGCTCGCATCGGTGAGCCTGACTTGAAGGCATTATGCCGAGCCCAGCTCGTGCGGTTGTTTGGCGATCAGGCCGCTGATCCCATAGAGGACTACTTGCACGACTGGGCTGCTGATCCCTTTACGGCAACCGAACAGGACCAGGTAGCGTCGGGTGCACACGGCTATCTTGAGCGGGGCTTTTCACTGGCGCCCCCGTGGGGAGACATGCTGCGTTTGATTGGCAGCGAAGCAACTGCCGAGCAGGGCGGATATATGGAAGGTGCGCTGGGCGCAGTGGATGTGGCTATGCAGGTGCATCACAGATCTGCCGGCATCAACAACCCCTTACGCCGATAA
- a CDS encoding HD-GYP domain-containing protein, protein MSENARTDRMKIDVAQLTIGMYVIELDRPWTETSFLFQGFRIRQQEEIRLLQEACKHVWVDSRLTVGVKQQIIENHAQAPELQPIVGKVSFAQEMDQASPVWHAAREESLRLLDAVRMGQELDVSAVKAVVRECVDSILRNPAAMLWLARIKNSDHYTAEHSLRVAIFAIALGRELALPDYQLEQIGVCGMLHDVGKIKVPSAILNKPGALTAEELRIMQSHAIEGRRLLMSNQQVTPATVDVAYSHHERLDGKGYPRGLNASRIPYFAKIIAVVDAYDAINSDRVYSKGKSSLESLRILFDATNSHFDEEIVGHFIRLIGIYPPGEIVELNTGEVGIIIGCSPASKLKPKILRVLDANKKLCKEAVIDLASSINDATGKPCRVHEVYSSGAFGIDIEAYRRKGLLMPADL, encoded by the coding sequence ATGTCCGAAAACGCCCGAACGGACCGCATGAAGATCGACGTAGCCCAACTCACCATTGGGATGTACGTGATCGAACTTGATCGCCCCTGGACTGAAACCAGCTTTCTATTTCAAGGCTTTCGCATTCGCCAGCAGGAGGAAATCCGCCTGCTGCAAGAGGCCTGCAAGCATGTCTGGGTGGACTCCCGGCTCACCGTCGGCGTCAAACAACAAATCATCGAGAACCACGCCCAGGCGCCCGAATTGCAGCCGATTGTCGGCAAGGTCAGTTTCGCCCAGGAAATGGATCAAGCCTCTCCCGTCTGGCACGCCGCGCGCGAAGAGTCACTGCGCCTGCTCGATGCCGTGCGCATGGGCCAGGAGCTGGACGTCAGCGCGGTCAAGGCCGTGGTGCGCGAGTGTGTCGACAGCATCCTGCGCAACCCTGCCGCCATGCTCTGGCTGGCCCGCATCAAGAATAGCGATCATTACACTGCCGAACACTCACTGCGCGTCGCCATCTTCGCCATCGCCCTGGGCCGTGAACTAGCCCTGCCGGATTATCAGCTGGAGCAGATTGGCGTGTGCGGCATGCTGCACGACGTAGGCAAGATAAAGGTCCCCAGCGCGATTCTGAACAAACCCGGGGCCCTCACCGCCGAAGAGCTGCGCATCATGCAGAGCCACGCCATTGAAGGGCGCAGGCTACTGATGAGCAACCAGCAGGTCACCCCCGCCACCGTGGACGTCGCCTACTCCCACCATGAACGCCTGGATGGCAAAGGCTACCCGCGCGGCTTGAACGCCAGCAGAATCCCCTACTTTGCCAAGATCATCGCTGTAGTCGACGCCTACGACGCAATCAACAGCGACCGCGTCTACAGCAAGGGCAAGTCCAGCCTGGAATCACTGCGCATTCTGTTTGACGCCACCAACAGCCATTTTGATGAAGAAATCGTTGGCCACTTTATCCGCCTGATCGGCATCTACCCGCCCGGTGAAATTGTGGAGCTGAACACTGGCGAAGTCGGCATCATCATCGGCTGCTCCCCCGCCAGCAAGCTCAAACCCAAGATACTGCGGGTGCTGGATGCCAACAAAAAGCTTTGCAAGGAGGCCGTAATTGATCTGGCCAGCAGCATCAATGACGCAACCGGTAAACCATGCCGGGTTCATGAGGTGTATAGCAGCGGTGCGTTCGGGATTGATATTGAGGCTTATCGGCGTAAGGGGTTGTTGATGCCGGCAGATCTGTGA
- a CDS encoding SDR family oxidoreductase has protein sequence MSELTGKRALVTGASRGIGAAIALALADKDADVAITYERSADSAADVVRAIKAKGRNAIAIQADSADPDAVKRSVKEAAEALGGLDILVNNAGIALYAAIADVSVKDIDALLDVNVRAPVLASQAAMAYIQSGGRIITIGSVLAERMVGEGATVYAMTKSALHAFNRGLARELGPKDITVNLVQPGSTDTDMNPATGEFADLQRSIMPLGRYGKPEDIAAAVVFFASPAAKQITGAVLNVDGGAHT, from the coding sequence ATGAGCGAATTAACGGGTAAGCGTGCGCTGGTAACTGGTGCATCACGTGGTATCGGCGCAGCCATTGCCCTGGCATTGGCTGACAAGGACGCGGACGTCGCCATCACCTACGAACGCTCTGCCGACAGCGCCGCCGACGTAGTGCGTGCGATCAAAGCCAAGGGCCGCAATGCCATAGCCATACAGGCAGACAGTGCAGATCCCGATGCAGTAAAACGCTCGGTGAAGGAAGCCGCCGAAGCCCTCGGCGGCCTGGACATTCTCGTCAACAACGCCGGCATCGCGCTGTACGCTGCGATTGCCGATGTCAGCGTCAAAGACATTGACGCCCTGCTGGACGTGAACGTGCGTGCACCCGTGCTCGCCTCGCAGGCGGCAATGGCATACATCCAATCCGGCGGTCGCATCATCACTATCGGTTCGGTACTGGCGGAACGCATGGTGGGTGAAGGTGCCACCGTTTACGCGATGACGAAATCTGCCCTGCACGCTTTCAACCGCGGCCTGGCCCGCGAGCTTGGCCCAAAAGATATAACCGTCAATCTGGTTCAGCCAGGCTCAACGGATACCGACATGAACCCCGCGACCGGCGAATTCGCTGATTTGCAACGGTCAATAATGCCGTTGGGCCGTTACGGTAAGCCGGAGGACATCGCCGCTGCCGTGGTCTTTTTCGCCAGCCCAGCAGCCAAGCAAATAACCGGTGCCGTTCTTAACGTCGATGGCGGTGCGCATACCTGA
- a CDS encoding AraC family transcriptional regulator: MIKPDFSELLNVIEHHARHDYVTPIDGLKVGRTDAPTEIGHSMYQPSFGLVARGVKELMVGETPFHYAAGESLLCAADVPVTSQVTKASPAAPYLAIHLEIDPTVVAELLREQSGPSVEWRNIPVAGKYALDPALIDPLIRLVSLIDQPRDRAVMAPMIRREIVWHLLHSEHGPMLSQLAFANGHATRIGRTTAWIREHFNENLSITDLAAEANMSVPSFYRHFKAVTSMTPVQFQKRVRLQEARRSLSAASTISGVAYDVGYESISQFNRDYRRLFNLTPTNDAAALRATLAREPVQHRQTA, translated from the coding sequence ATGATCAAACCGGACTTTTCTGAACTGTTAAACGTGATTGAACATCACGCCCGCCATGACTACGTCACGCCCATCGACGGCCTGAAGGTCGGCCGTACCGATGCCCCCACCGAGATAGGCCACTCCATGTACCAGCCTTCCTTCGGGTTGGTTGCGCGTGGCGTGAAGGAACTGATGGTGGGTGAAACACCCTTTCATTACGCCGCAGGCGAATCGCTGCTGTGCGCTGCGGATGTGCCGGTCACCTCCCAGGTCACCAAGGCCAGCCCCGCAGCGCCCTACCTGGCAATTCATCTGGAGATAGACCCTACGGTGGTCGCCGAGCTACTGCGCGAGCAAAGCGGCCCCAGCGTGGAGTGGCGTAATATTCCAGTAGCTGGAAAATATGCCCTCGACCCGGCCTTGATCGACCCGCTGATACGGCTGGTATCGTTGATTGATCAGCCTCGGGACAGAGCCGTGATGGCGCCCATGATTCGCCGCGAGATCGTCTGGCACCTGCTGCACAGCGAACACGGACCCATGCTCAGCCAGCTCGCTTTTGCCAATGGCCACGCCACTCGCATCGGGCGCACTACTGCCTGGATCAGAGAACATTTCAACGAGAACCTCAGCATCACCGACCTTGCCGCCGAAGCCAATATGAGCGTGCCGAGCTTCTATCGGCACTTCAAGGCTGTGACCTCGATGACGCCTGTGCAATTTCAGAAACGCGTACGCCTACAGGAAGCCCGCCGCAGCCTGTCCGCCGCCAGCACTATTTCCGGCGTCGCCTATGATGTGGGTTACGAGAGCATTTCCCAGTTCAACCGCGACTATCGTCGGTTGTTTAACCTCACGCCGACCAATGATGCTGCGGCGCTGCGCGCCACACTGGCTCGCGAACCTGTTCAGCACCGGCAGACAGCTTGA